A DNA window from Eremothecium cymbalariae DBVPG#7215 chromosome 3, complete sequence contains the following coding sequences:
- a CDS encoding uncharacterized protein (similar to Ashbya gossypii AGR280C): MGRPPKEVSQEKIQRFQMELELAGEDTDLLLKDKKGRSRSCLLCQRRKQKCDHKIPSCTACLKAGVRCIQPAKYGSNTASGVHSGNGADSGPRVATVGDKICNLDNGAYHRQKTDYHCRTNTNDVNGTGSCGLKADCGTGLDMARSRNVVKPSGSISNIKNRNANGGKDEYTLFLEKKLKYLEKLIDLPPESASYKNKLGKYKKITHFLKSGSEEIEELIFSEKKLNNDFKMDARIYPNANIADFLSFGKQRDDIDGRFGFASQYRQPIDYSKSIFAKYELHDLLSHEPGIGVDEKLSRALLDTYFNRIQSKYPLLDEQEIYKFHEDYITDNLSEYSLNDYHFYSGRMWMVFSVAACIHITIGRSLTLSPHRFFSTAIHYVSKCGTALSLFQQLEILTLLVFYVIRRDKDSVGYDIIKDVINISKNKLYLHKRTSSDNFASRKKLRLFWSVYLLERMICVSIGKPYTISESEIELPIFSETTVKADGSESYVGNICGNHCIDQVLQLRRIESRFVETLQIIPQTGEEHRGASQFPTRGKLTEQLSILRSFFHELEIWKFKFCDTQARNIENETLKLNYYLSVRLLIQPYLELLEPEDRLFRECQAAAGHICQLYKFYHQTSVSVHSTLSIHSIFGAGVTLIYCMWLTRNGDEESRRNFVDASRHTKKPLFNASLFSTMDGLRACSVCLYVMAEKSKFAVKLRDIFDQLMNATTANLTESYGPDSSELVYVTNSNNTSRRDHLNPISVGLRAELGENGSEIRSATSERAFCKLSDNENMGFMGNTQSHPNKKDRMNKIKHSPMLMAQVPKSLPHLLASITNDMRDLIPDGTAVSSSEVSDSKRQKTEPRDRTQLELSNSSNVFLESCKESQYVTRKTANTADSDWRMFQQQALSQQQYAQQTLQAYLSSLNRRNNVPSTVSDVIDTHEQQQQQQQQPICINASGIVLFDVRSGLSSTANSAPPSNAAHVSAYGSLHDVLQGMDLNSMNHCSQSNSIIPNVLLGTLGAGSPFAVSNGDICLSNNTQNMINNISTWSNNSTIDFLNSNRDTFLSDQQPQPTANVCSHPSSHFLNNHHKLYTVPNRDNNPHISATSQWKVPFVFPPQSHGSGSLAPGQQTPTQNTLDAFWTVPMEDFWASADYYGFLT; encoded by the coding sequence ATGGGACGTCCTCCAAAGGAAGTTAGTCAAGAAAAGATACAGAGGTTTCAgatggagctggagctTGCTGGGGAGGATACGGATCTCTTGTTGAAGGATAAGAAAGGACGGTCGAGATCGTGTCTTCTTTGCCAACGGCGAAAGCAGAAATGTGATCACAAGATTCCGAGTTGCACTGCCTGTTTGAAGGCTGGAGTCAGGTGCATACAACCTGCTAAATATGGTTCGAACACCGCATCTGGGGTGCATAGTGGCAATGGTGCTGATAGTGGACCACGAGTGGCGACGGTAGGGGATAAGATCTGTAATTTGGATAACGGTGCGTATCATAGGCAAAAGACGGACTATCATTGCCGTACCAATACTAATGATGTCAATGGGACAGGCAGTTGTGGTCTGAAAGCCGATTGCGGAACCGGTTTGGACATGGCAAGAAGCAGAAATGTCGTTAAGCCTAGTGGTAGTATTAGTAACATTAAGAACAGAAACGCAAATGGTGGTAAGGATGAGTATACActctttttggaaaagaagCTCAAATATTTAGAGAAATTGATTGACCTACCTCCTGAATCAGCATCTTATAAGAATAAGTTGGGGAAATATAAGAAGATTActcattttttgaaatctggAAGTGAggaaattgaagaattgataTTCTctgaaaagaaattgaataaTGACTTCAAAATGGATGCTCGGATTTATCCAAATGCAAATATAGCGGATTTCCTATCTTTTGGGAAGCAAAGGGATGATATAGACGGTAGGTTTGGGTTTGCCTCTCAATATCGACAACCAATTGATTATTCAAAATCgatttttgcaaaataCGAGTTACATGATTTGTTATCACATGAACCTGGAATTggtgttgatgaaaaattatcCAGAGCACTTTTAGATACTTACTTTAATAGAATACAATCCAAATATCCTTTGCTCGATGAACAAGAGATTTACAAATTTCATGAAGATTATATCACTGACAATTTATCTGAATATTCATTAAATGATTACCATTTCTACTCTGGTAGAATGTGGATGGTCTTCAGCGTAGCTGCATGCATACATATTACCATTGGAAGATCCTTGACATTGTCTCCACATCGGTTTTTCTCGACAGCAATTCATTATGTATCCAAATGTGGGACTGCTTTGTCGCTTTTTCAACAGTTGGAGATCTTGACGTTACTTGTGTTTTATGTCATCCGAAGGGATAAAGACTCTGTAGGTtatgatattatcaaaGATGTTATCAATATCTCTAAGAATAAGTTATATTTGCATAAGCGGACTTCTAGTGACAATTTTGCTAGTAGGAAGAAGTTGAGGTTATTTTGGTCCGTTTACCTCCTTGAACGAATGATCTGTGTTTCCATTGGCAAACCTTATACCATCAGTGAATCCGAAATTGAACTTCCCATTTTCAGCGAGACTACTGTTAAAGCAGATGGTAGTGAAAGCTATGTTGGTAATATTTGCGGTAATCATTGTATTGACCAGGTGTTACAACTACGTCGTATCGAGTCTCGGTTTGTCGAAACATTACAAATCATTCCACAAACTGGCGAAGAACACCGAGGTGCTTCGCAATTTCCAACTAGGGGCAAGCTAACCGAACAGTTATCTATTTTGAGAAGTTTTTTCCATGAATTAGAAATATGGAAATTCAAGTTCTGTGATACACAAGCCCGTAATATTGAGAATGAAACTTTGAAACTAAACTATTATCTTTCTGTAAGGCTTTTAATTCAACCTTATTTGGAGCTCTTGGAACCTGAGGATCGTTTATTTCGTGAGTGTCAAGCTGCTGCCGGACATATATGTCAGCTTTATAAATTCTACCATCAGACATCTGTGTCCGTACATTCTACATTATCAATTCACTCTATTTTTGGTGCAGGTGTCACTTTGATATATTGTATGTGGTTGACTAGGaatggagatgaagaaagtCGCAGGAATTTCGTTGATGCATCCAGGCACACAAAAAAACCATTGTTCAAtgcttctttgttttctacTATGGATGGTTTACGTGCATGCTCCGTTTGTTTGTATGTTATGGCAGAGAAATCTAAATTTGCAGTTAAATTGagagatatttttgatCAGTTAATGAATGCTACCACTGCAAATTTGACTGAAAGCTATGGTCCCGATTCCAGTGAACTGGTATATGTTACCAATTCTAACAACACTAGCCGTAGGGATCATTTAAATCCAATTAGTGTTGGTCTAAGAGCTGAACTTGGTGAAAATGGTTCTGAGATCAGGTCTGCTACTAGTGAAAGAGCATTTTGCAAGCTTTCAGACAATGAGAATATGGGATTTATGGGTAATACCCAGTCCCATCCGAATAAGAAAGATAGgatgaataaaataaaacataGTCCAATGCTTATGGCTCAAGTTCCAAAGTCGTTGCCTCATTTATTGGCTAGTATCACTAACGATATGCGAGATTTAATTCCTGATGGTACTGCTGTTTCATCTTCAGAGGTTTCAGATTCAAAAAGACAGAAAACTGAACCCAGAGATCGAACACAACTGGAGCTAAGTAACTCTTCAAATGTATTTTTAGAGAGTTGCAAGGAATCTCAATACGTTACACGAAAGACTGCAAATACTGCAGATTCAGATTGGAGGATGTTTCAACAGCAGGCTTTGTCTCAGCAACAATACGCCCAACAAACATTACAGGCGTATCTATCCTCCCTGAACCGTAGGAACAACGTTCCGTCTACTGTGTCTGATGTTATAGACACTCatgagcagcagcagcagcaacaacaacaacccATTTGCATTAATGCCTCTGGAATAGTACTTTTTGATGTAAGATCTGGACTATCGTCAACCGCAAACTCAGCCCCGCCATCTAATGCTGCGCATGTTTCTGCCTATGGCAGTCTTCATGACGTTCTTCAAGGTATGGACCTGAACTCTATGAACCATTGCAGCCAATCAAATTCTATTATCCCTAACGTACTTCTGGGCACACTAGGAGCAGGATCTCCTTTCGCTGTCTCCAATGGAGACATATGTCTCAGTAATAATACGCAGAATATGATAAACAACATTTCTACCTGGAGTAACAACTCCACCATCGATTTCTTGAATAGCAATCGAGACACCTTTCTTTCAGATCAGCAGCCGCAGCCAACTGCCAACGTATGCTCTCATCCAAGTTCACACTTTTTAAACAATCACCATAAACTATACACAGTTCCAAATAGAGATAATAACCCACATATTTCTGCAACCAGCCAATGGAAAGTGCCATTCGTCTTCCCACCGCAGTCTCATGGAAGTGGCTCTCTGGCTCCTGGCCAGCAAACTCCAACCCAGAATACCTTAGACGCATTTTGGACTGTTCCCATGGAAGATTTCTGGGCATCCGCAGATTACTATGGATTTCTGACATGA
- the YSH1 gene encoding cleavage polyadenylation factor subunit YSH1 (similar to Ashbya gossypii AGR279C), which produces MIEDKPDTNSFRFFGLGGSNEVGRSCHILQYKGKTVMLDAGVHPAHQGIASLPFYDEFNLSKVDVLLISHFHLDHAASLPYVMQRTNFQGRVFMTHPTKAIYRWLLSDFVKVTNIGNGTAASSGDENLYTDEDLAESFDKIETVDFHSTIDVNGIKFTAYHAGHVLGAAMFQVEIAGLRILFTGDYSRELDRHLNSAEVPSLPSDILIVESTFGTATHEPRVSKERKLTQLIHTTVAKGGRVLLPVFALGRAQEIMLILDEYWSQHAEELGTGQVPIFYASNLARKCMSVFQTYVNMMNDKIRKKFRDSQTNPFIFKNISYLKNLDEFQDFGPSVMLASPGMLQNGLSRDLLEKWCPDEKNLVLITGYSVEGTMAKFLILEPESIPSINNPDVTIPRRCQVEEISFAAHVDFRENLEFVEKIGAPSIILVHGESNPMGRLKSALLSNFSPLKGTENEVHVYNPRNCVAVDIEFKGVKIAKAVGNIVEEMVPTNEDEDEEAEDKNNTGEKDKISVSEAPQEDELVGKEGNMQHDLEEERVISGILVSDEKNFDLNLVSLSDLREHHTDLTTTVLKERQTVHVDCRNELIFWHLCQMFGEIEVLVDNEGVTLAKTDPAPEDVKPGELVVRVMGDVKLSVVDHVATLEWTQNIISDSVADSIVAILLSVDSSPASVKMTSHSCNSHDHSEDSEVVWKIKQIAKLFTEQFGDSFTLLLGKDNEVPEHEDIKGSVTIGKNSATVNFSKMAVEDCNSNPLKGRIESILGIGADLVAPLC; this is translated from the coding sequence ATGATTGAAGATAAACCAGATACGAACTCATTCAGATTTTTTGGCCTTGGTGGTAGCAATGAGGTTGGTCGCTCCTGTCATATCCTTCAATACAAGGGCAAAACGGTGATGTTAGATGCGGGTGTTCATCCTGCACATCAAGGTATTGCTTCTTTGCCGTTTTATGATGAATttaatctttcaaaagttgATGTCCTATTGATTTCTCACTTTCATTTAGATCACGCTGCTTCTCTGCCTTACGTCATGCAAAGGACCAATTTTCAAGGTAGGGTGTTCATGACCCACCCCACAAAGGCAATCTATCGTTGGTTGTTAAGCGATTTTGTCAAGGTCACCAATATTGGGAATGGTACAGCAGCTTCATCCGGGGATGAAAATTTGTATactgatgaagatttagCAGAATCATTTGACAAGATTGAAACAGTGGATTTTCATTCTACGATCGATGTAAATGGTATCAAGTTTACAGCTTACCATGCAGGTCATGTACTTGGTGCAGCTATGTTTCAGGTTGAGATTGCTGGGCTAAGGATACTTTTCACTGGCGACTATTCAAGGGAATTAGATCGTCATTTAAACAGTGCAGAAGTTCCTTCTTTGCCCTCGGATATTCTGATCGTAGAATCAACCTTCGGCACTGCTACACATGAGCCACGAGTAAGCAAGGAGCGTAAATTAACGCAGTTAATTCATACGACCGTAGCTAAAGGTGGTCGTGTTCTTCTTCCTGTGTTTGCATTAGGAAGAGCACAGGAAATCATGTTGATTTTAGATGAGTACTGGTCTCAGCATGCAGAAGAGTTAGGCACCGGCCAAGTACCCATCTTTTATGCCTCTAATTTGGCAAGAAAGTGTATGTCGGTTTTTCAGACATATGTAAATATGATGAATGATAAAATCAGGAAGAAATTTCGGGACTCGCAGACAAATCCatttatcttcaaaaatatttcttatttaaagaatttggaTGAATTTCAGGATTTCGGTCCTAGCGTTATGTTAGCTTCCCCCGGAATGTTGCAGAACGGCTTATCTAGAGACTTGCTAGAAAAATGGTGCCCTGACGAAAAGAACCTGGTCCTAATAACTGGTTATTCTGTGGAAGGTACTATGGCTAAGTTTCTGATATTGGAACCAGAATCAATTCCGTCTATAAACAATCCCGATGTAACCATACCAAGGCGTTGCCAGGTGGAAGAGATATCGTTTGCCGCACATGTAGATTTTAGGgaaaatttggaatttgttgaaaagattgGTGCGCCATCAATTATTCTGGTACATGGAGAATCAAACCCCATGGGCCGTTTAAAGTCAGCTCTACTTTCTAACTTCAGTCCATTGAAGGGAACCGAGAATGAGGTTCATGTTTACAACCCTAGAAACTGTGTCGCCGTTGATATAGAATTTAAGGGTGTCAAAATTGCCAAGGCTGTCGGTAATATCGTGGAGGAAATGGTCCCCACAAatgaagacgaagacgaagaggcagaagataaaaataatacaggtgaaaaagataaaatcaGTGTGTCTGAAGCACCACAAGAAGATGAGTTAGTAGGAAAAGAGGGAAACATGCAGCATGACTTAGAAGAGGAACGCGTTATTTCTGGTATATTGGTGTCGGATGAAAAGAACTTTGATCTAAATCTCGTTTCCCTATCTGATTTAAGAGAACATCACACAGACCTAACAACTACCGTTTTGAAGGAACGACAGACAGTCCACGTGGACTGCAGAAACGAATTAATTTTCTGGCATTTATGCCAGATGTTTGGTGAGATAGAGGTCCTTGTAGATAACGAGGGTGTCACTCTAGCTAAAACTGATCCAGCACCAGAAGATGTGAAACCAGGTGAATTGGTGGTCAGAGTTATGGGTGATGTCAAATTATCCGTGGTAGATCATGTCGCCACACTGGAATGGACACAGAATATTATAAGTGACTCCGTCGCTGATAGTATTGTCGCCATTCTACTGAGTGTTGACTCTTCTCCAGCAAGCGTAAAGATGACTAGCCACAGTTGTAATTCTCATGATCATTCAGAAGACTCAGAAGTTGTTTGGAAGATTAAACAAATCGCCAAGTTATTTACGGAACAGTTTGGCGACAGCTTCACTCTGCTCCTAGGCAAAGACAACGAAGTCCCTGAGCATGAGGACATCAAAGGTTCTGTAACTATTGGTAAAAACTCCGCTACGGtcaacttttcaaagatGGCTGTCGAGGACTGTAATTCAAATCCATTGAAGGGAAGGATTGAAAGCATTTTGGGTATTGGAGCGGACTTAGTTGCTCCATTGTGTTGA
- the SMD2 gene encoding mRNA splicing protein SMD2 (similar to Ashbya gossypii AGR277W), with translation MSDLVNRPRSELTQDELAQLEEFEFKHGPMSLLHDAMTSRSPVIISLRNNHKIIARIKSFDRHCNMVLENVKELWTEKEGKKLTNKERFISKLFLRGDSVIVVLKAPL, from the exons ATGTC aGATCTGGTAAACCGTCCTCGTTCGGAACTAACTCAAGATGAACTTGCACAGTTAGAAGAGTTCGAGTTCAAGCATGGTCCAATGTCGTTGTTACATGATGCAATGACCTCGCGGTCTCCCGTTATTATATCACTAAGGAATAATCACAAAATTATCGCGCGCATAAAGTCGTTCGATAGACATTGCAACATGGTATTAGAAAATGTAAAAGAACTTTGGACAGAAAAAGAGGGCAAGAAACTTACGAATAAGGAGCGTTTTATTTCGAAGCTGTTTCTCAGGGGAGATTCTGTGATTGTGGTTTTGAAAGCGCCTCTATAA
- the MCM5 gene encoding MCM DNA helicase complex subunit MCM5 (similar to Ashbya gossypii AGR276W), with protein MFESTQVYTTKVLAGEETGHEEHSEIVRAFRDFILEFREGSRFVYRDQLRNNLLVQRYLLRVKTEDLIGYNEELYKVLKEDPVEVVGLFEQGITEVGRRIAVLSRQAGRQEEAGVAGGVAGGGVDEQDEEEEDGRGEIERCQLILESDSVEIGVRELGSQNVSKVVRISGIIISASVLTSRATYLALMCRNCRHMTGMGVNNLQYVGGNSSVTLPRSCLADHSNDDGTSSGNPCGQDPYMIVHENSRFMDQQFLKLQEIPESVPIGEMPRNLLMVCDRYLANRVIPGTRVTVVGVYSIYQSKGSKGGGGGNRGGVAIRNPYIKVLGIETVSNNPISSMVSMFNETEEEGFVRMSRMPNLYELFAESIAPSIYGNTDIKKAIVCLLMGGSKKLLPDGMRLRGDINVLLLGDPGTAKSQLLKFVEKVSPIAIYTSGKGSSAAGLTASVQRDSSTREFYLEGGAMVLADGGCVCIDEFDKMRDEDRVAIHEAMEQQTISIAKAGITTVLNSRTSVLAAANPIYGRYDELKSPGENIDFQTTILSRFDMIFIVKDEHNEQRDTSIAHHVMNIHTGRTTVQDEEAFGGHSGNNNNHTAEVPIDKMKRYITYCRSRCAPRLSPEAAEKLSSHFVTIRKQLLINELESKEKSSIPITVRQLEAIIRITESLAKLELSSVAEERHVDEAIRLFQASTMDAASQDPIGGMQDSNIVSEVRNLEAELKRRLPIGWSTSLQTLKREFVQSNRYSQRALDRALYILERHETIQLRHQGQNVYRSGV; from the coding sequence ATGTTTGAGAGCACGCAGGTGTACACGACCAAGGTGCTTGCCGGGGAGGAGACCGGGCACGAGGAACATTCAGAGATCGTCAGGGCGTTCCGGGACTTTATTTTGGAGTTTCGGGAGGGCAGTCGGTTCGTGTACCGTGATCAGCTACGGAACAACCTTCTTGTGCAGCGGTACCTGCTGCGAGTGAAGACGGAGGATTTGATAGGGTATAATGAGGAGTTGTATAAGGTGTTGAAGGAGGATCCTGTGGAGGTTGTTGGGTTGTTTGAGCAGGGGATCACGGAGGTTGGGCGTCGGATTGCGGTTTTAAGTCGGCAGGCAGGGAGACAAGAGGAGGCGGGCGTGGCGGGCGGTGTGGCGGGTGGCGGCGTGGACGAGCaggatgaggaggaggaggatggGCGAGGGGAGATTGAGCGGTGCCAGTTGATTCTTGAGTCGGACTCGGTCGAGATAGGGGTGCGGGAATTGGGATCGCAGAATGTGTCCAAGGTTGTGAGGATCAGTGGGATTATTATTTCTGCGTCGGTGCTCACCTCACGTGCGACGTATTTGGCATTAATGTGTAGGAATTGTCGTCATATGACAGGAATGGGTGTTAATAACCTGCAGTATGTTGGTGGGAACAGCAGTGTTACATTGCCTAGATCGTGTCTTGCTGATCATTCTAATGACGACGGCACGTCATCTGGTAACCCTTGTGGTCAGGATCCGTACATGATTGTGCATGAGAATTCGAGGTTCATGGATCAgcagtttttgaaattgcAGGAGATCCCAGAGTCAGTGCCGATTGGGGAGATGCCTCGAAATCTGCTTATGGTGTGCGATCGGTACTTGGCGAATAGGGTGATTCCAGGGACAAGAGTAACTGTGGTTGGGGTATATTCGATTTACCAGTCGAAGGGCTCCAAGGGAGGTGGAGGCGGCAACCGTGGAGGGGTGGCTATTAGAAATCCGTATATCAAGGTTCTAGGGATTGAAACCGTTTCCAATAACCCTATTTCTTCGATGGTTTCGATGTTTAATGAGacggaagaagaaggatttGTGCGGATGTCGAGAATGCCAAATCTGTACGAGCTTTTTGCGGAATCAATTGCACCAAGCATCTATGGAAACACAGATATCAAAAAGGCAATCGTATGTCTGCTGATGGGCGGGTCTAAAAAGCTGTTGCCGGACGGCATGCGGCTGCGTGGCGATATCAACGTGCTTTTACTGGGCGACCCGGGAACTGCGAAATCGCAGCTGCTGAAATTCGTCGAAAAAGTGTCACCAATTGCAATCTACACGTCAGGTAAAGGTTCGTCTGCAGCAGGGTTGACTGCATCGGTGCAGCGGGATTCGAGTACGCGGGAGTTTTATCTAGAAGGAGGCGCCATGGTACTTGCCGATGGTGGCTGCGTCTGCATcgatgaatttgataagATGCGTGACGAAGATCGTGTGGCCATACACGAAGCGATGGAACAACAGACCATCTCCATTGCTAAAGCGGGGATCACAACGGTACTGAACTCACGCACAAGTGTTCTTGCAGCAGCGAATCCCATATATGGCCGTTACGACGAATTGAAGTCCCCTGGTGAGAACATAGATTTTCAAACCACAATCTTATCCCGTTTCGATATGATCTTTATTGTCAAGGACGAACATAATGAGCAAAGGGACACATCCATCGCCCATCATGTCATGAACATCCATACAGGACGTACCACAGTCCAGGATGAAGAAGCCTTTGGCGGTCACAGCggcaacaacaacaaccacacCGCTGAAGTTCCTATAGATAAAATGAAACGCTACATTACCTATTGCCGTTCAAGGTGCGCCCCCAGACTATCACCCGAAGCAGCTGAGAAACTCTCCTCTCATTTTGTCACCATCAGAAAACAACTACTAATCAACGAACTAGAgtccaaagaaaaatcttcCATCCCCATCACGGTAAGACAGTTGGAAGCCATCATCCGTATAACAGAATCCCTTGCCAAGCTAGAACTCAGCTCTGTGGCTGAAGAACGCCACGTCGACGAGGCCATCCGTCTCTTCCAGGCTTCCACCATGGATGCCGCCTCCCAAGACCCCATCGGCGGCATGCAAGATTCAAACATAGTATCAGAGGTTCGTAACCTGGAGGCTGAACTCAAAAGAAGACTACCAATTGGCTGGTCTACTAGTTTACAAACCCTCAAAAGAGAGTTCGTCCAATCTAACAGATATTCTCAACGAGCTCTGGATAGGGCACTCTACATTTTAGAAAGGCACGAAACTATACAGTTGAGACACCAGGGCCAAAACGTCTACCGCAGTGGTGTGTGA
- a CDS encoding uncharacterized protein (similar to Ashbya gossypii AGR274C) — MSSNNVHASEDGPCLLDLTFMKNKSVSEDPSFVEIAVNGILDQDTVVAQRKIKFNDCPMGPKLTKNEVPAIPKKSILVNRENTTDTPTEQEIPNEEVLLLLRRCFNFCNLDTDGIEKRSIEENLESISYGIISTFRFHECCYKYAHELETTSKVKAECPIVPLVEGKSPADAELQHEAVVWKIEAEALGIKNNVLMVENGKLINELTSLRQTIRNLRDEKENLKAQVYEKDIQLFKLKDKIKDNNIETQTKIKQLQDTTGRLEKVITQRTSTISNLKQDRHTLRKQLAKSTENNINLKGANNRLKQHVDNLLYLFNDCENPASENNPSQLPQQFEHLKLTSDIESDHIATTKKIRPLSSNHCRSTRNRHISSKVPGYI; from the coding sequence ATGTCATCTAATAATGTCCATGCTAGCGAAGATGGCCCATGTCTTCTTGATCTAACGTttatgaagaataaaaGTGTGTCGGAGGACCCTAGTTTCGTGGAAATTGCGGTAAATGGGATTCTAGATCAAGATACAGTAGTGGCACAAAGGAAAATTAAATTCAATGACTGTCCAATGGGTCCCAAGCTGACGAAAAACGAGGTTCCAGCGATTCCCAAGAAGTCTATCCTTGTCAACCGCGAAAATACAACCGACACACCAACAGAGCAGGAAATCCCGAATGAGGAAGTGCTTCTTCTACTAAGACgctgttttaatttctgTAATTTAGATACAGACGGCATTGAAAAACGTTCTATAGAGGAAAATTTAGAATCAATTAGTTATGGCATCATCTCTACGTTCAGATTCCATGAGTGCTGTTATAAGTACGCTCACGAGCTAGAGACTACATCAAAAGTGAAGGCAGAATGCCCAATAGTGCCCTTAGTAGAGGGTAAATCGCCTGCAGATGCTGAGTTGCAACATGAAGCCGTGGTGTGGAAAATAGAGGCTGAAGCCCTGGGTATAAAAAACAACGTCTTGATGGTTGAGAATGGGAAGCTTATCAATGAGCTGACATCTCTGCGACAGACAATCAGAAACCTAAGagatgaaaaggaaaacttAAAAGCACAAGTTTACgaaaaagatattcaactcttcaaattgaagGATAAAATAAAGGACAATAATATTGAGACCCAGACAAAAATTAAGCAGCTTCAGGATACTACGGGGCGGCTCGAGAAAGTGATAACACAAAGGACGTCCACAATTTCTAATTTGAAACAAGATAGGCATACTTTAAGAAAACAACTAGCAAAGAGCACCgaaaataatatcaatcTAAAAGGTGCAAATAACCGTTTAAAACAACATGTTGATAACctattatatttgtttaatGACTGTGAAAATCCTGCATCTGAAAATAACCCTAGCCAATTACCACAACAATTTGAACACTTAAAGTTAACTTCTGACATCGAAAGTGATCATATTGCTACTACTAAAAAGATCAGGccattatcatcaaacCACTGTAGATCCACTAGAAATAGACACATTAGCTCTAAAGTACctggatatatttga